The following proteins are encoded in a genomic region of Salarias fasciatus unplaced genomic scaffold, fSalaFa1.1, whole genome shotgun sequence:
- the LOC115385481 gene encoding arginine-hydroxylase NDUFAF5, mitochondrial-like codes for MSSRVCWKLLQDAGAPPTALSWICASSCHRVPACLRPEPRRRLSSSSSSSSSSSSMNVFNRAMKRRQKDWAASLQERHQYDYLREEVGARVADRVYDIARTFPLALDVGGGKSHIIEHLNADVVQRLVLTDVSRQTLAHRKQTEVSTLSVQADEEFLPFRENSFDLVLSSLTLHWTNDLPGALSQICGVLKPDGVFIGAMVGGETLYELRCSLQLAETEREGGFSPRVSPYTSMSQLGNLLSRAGFSMLTVDVDEVQIHYPGMMELMMDLQGMGESNCAWNRRSMLHRDTMLAAAAVYKEMYGNEDGSVPATFDIIYMIGWKPHESQAKPARRGSATASFGDLWKVDQPGGSQKP; via the exons atgagcagcagagtgtgttGGAAGCTCCTGCAGGACGCCGGAGCACCTCCGACTGCTCTCAGTTGGATCTGCGCCTCCTCCTGCCACAGAGTCCCGGCCTGCCTCAGACCTGAACCCCGCAGgagactctcctcctcctcctcctcttcatcctcctcctcctccatgaaTGTGTTCAACAGGGcgatgaagaggaggcagaaggACTGGGCGGCCTCTCTACAGGAGCGGCATCAGTACGACTACCTGAGGGAGGAG GTCGGCGCCCGAGTGGCTGATCGGGTTTACGACATTgcgag gaCCTTCCCACTGGCACTGGACGTGGGCGGAGGAAAAAGTCATATCATAGAGCACCTGAACGCG GATGTGGTGCAGCGTTTGGTTCTGACTGACGTCTCTCGGCAGACTCTG gCTCACAGGAAACAGACTGAAGTCTCCACTCTCAGCGTTCAGGCCGATGAAGAGTTTTTGCCCTTTAGAGAAAACTCCTTCGACCTGGTGCTGAGCAGTCTGAC GCTGCACTGGACCAACGACCTGCCTGGCGCTCTCTCTCAg ATCTGTGGCGTGCTGAAGCCAGACGGTGTGTTCATAGGAGCCATGGTGGGCGGAGAGACGCTGTACGAGCTGCGCTGCTCGCTGCAGCTGGCTGAGACGGAGCGTGAAGGCGGCTTCTCGCCGCGAGTTTCCCCGTACACCAGCATGTCCCAGCTGGGTAACCTGCTGAGCAGAGCCGGCTTCAGCATGCTGACTGTG gatgTCGACGAGGTTCAGATTCACTATCCAGGAATGATGGAGTTGATGATGGATCTACAAG GGATGGGTGAGAGTAACTGTGCATGGAACAGGAGGTCGATGCTGCACAGAGACACCATGttagcagctgctgctgtttacaaag AGATGTACGGGAACGAGGACGGCTCGGTGCCCGCCACCTTCGACATAATCTACATGATTGGCTGGAAGCCCCATGAGTCACAG GCCAAACCGGCACGGCGAGGCTCGGCCACGGCATCATTCGGAGACCTGTGGAAGGTGGACCAGCCAGGCGGTAGCCAGAAGCCCTGA
- the LOC115385499 gene encoding ESF1 homolog — MASNKRSAGDERFLRVQKDPRFWEMPDRERKVTIDRRFKSMFHDRRFKTTYTVDKRGRPINHTSTDDLKRFYQVSDSEEEDQEKDKKSKVKQSRAPVHDGKGEVEDDDDDDDDDDDDEEEEEEEEEEEEDEEQQQFGSGGSSEEEISDDESEDSEPDLARGKGNVETSSDEDDEDEVDDILRKEEEEIEHDWGELCKDAPRSDEVSVRLAVCNMDWDRMKAKDLLVLFNSFCPKGGAVLSVKIYPSQFGKERLKEEETKGPPELKAIPDDSEDDNEEERVYREKMRDYQFKRLKYFYAVLECDSVNTAARIYEECDGYEYESSCSVLDLRFIPDDVTFDEEPRDAASDVNVSLYEPKLFTSSATATSKVQLTWDETDHERVSALNRKFNKDELLDMDFKAYLASSSEEEEEEEEEDDSARAEGQGEDKEEKKKKKSEEQISRYRELLKDLQNKEKKEDRDMEMEISWVPGLKETTERLVKKKLEVKEQQTPWEEFLQKKKDKQKKKKSERKRADQDDVLSDDELPDDVDLSDPFFSEELRGTGRKKKQKLQQEKEERSAEDEEQLQKQKAEMALLMDDDEDDQHKHFNYDKIVEQQNLSKKKKKKLLKKRGEQEAQEEEDRFQVDVSDSRFQALFTSHLFNLDPSHPSFRKTKSTQSIVAEKQRRRAQQATATKREATPTPSEATPTPQEAGAQQGSEQEAPTAKKAAMDPSVSLLVKSIKSKTQQFHSRRKFAKKL, encoded by the exons ATGGCATCCAACAAGAGATCAGCGGGGGACGAGCGGTTCCTTCGGGTGCAGAAGGACCCTCGGTTCTGGGAAATGCCTGACAGAGAGCGTAAAGTGACGATCGACCGGCGCTTCAAGTCCATGTTTCACGACCGCCGCTTCAAGACCACCTACACCGTGGACAAGCGGGGCCGCCCTATCAACCACACCTCCACCGATGACCTGAAGCGCTTCTACCAAGTGTCTGATTCTGAGGAGGAAGACCAGGAGAAGGACAAGAAGAGCaaagtgaagcagagcagagcaccagtgcatgatgggaaaggAGAAGTTGAGG atgatgatgatgacgacgacgacgacgacgacgatgaggaggaagaagaagaagaagaggaggaagaggaggatgaggagcagcagcagtttggctCGGGAGGAAGCAGCGAGGAGGAAATCAGTGACGATGAGTCTGAGGACAGCGAACCTGATCTGGCCCGAGGGAAAGGCAACGTGGAGACGAGCTCGGACGAAGACGATGAAGACGAGGTGGACGACATCttgaggaaagaggaagaggaaatcgAACACGACTGGGGCGAATTGTGCAAAGACGCTCCGCGGAGCGATGAG gtgtcTGTGCGTCTGGCGGTCTGTAACATGGACTGGGATCGAATGAAGGCCAAAGACCTGCTGGTCCTGTTCAACTCCTTCTGTCCGAAAGGAGGCGCTGTGCTCTCAGTGAAG ATCTACCCTTCACAGTTTGGAAAAGAaaggctgaaggaggaggagacgaaGGGTCCACCGGAGCTCAAGGCAATACCCGACGACTCAGAGGATGACAAcgaggaggagag AGTTTACAGAGAAAAGATGCGAGACTACCAGTTCAAGCGCCTGAAGTATTTCTACGCCGTGTTGGAGTGCGACTCCGTCAACACCGCCGCCCGCATCTACGAGGAATGTGACGGCTACGAGTACGAGAGCAGCTGCTCCGTCCTGGACCTGCG TTTTATCCCTGACGACGTGACGTTTGACGAGGAGCCCCGAGACGCGGCGTCAGACGTGAACGTGTCTTTATACGAGCCCAAACTCTTCACTTCGTCCGCCACGGCGACCTCCAAG GTCCAGCTCACGTGGGATGAAACCGACCACGAACGCGTCAGTGCCCTCAATCGGAAGTTCAACAAAGACGAGCTGCTCGACATGGACTTCAAGGCCTACCTGGCCTCctccagcgaggaggaggaagaggaggaggaggaagacgacagCGCCAGGGCAGAAGGTCAGGGAGAAgacaaagaggagaagaagaaaaagaagagcgaAGAGCAGATCTCCAGGTACAGAGAGCTCCTCAAAGACCTCCAgaacaaggagaagaaggaggacagagacatggAGATGGAGATCAGCTGGGTCCCAG GCCTGAAGGAGACGACAGAGCGGCTGGTGAAGAAGAAACTAGAGGTCAAGGAGCAGCAGACGCCATGGGAGGAGtttctgcagaagaagaaagacaaacagaagaagaagaagagtgaaaGGAAG CGAGCCGATCAGGACGACGTTCTGAGCGACGACGAGCTTCCCGACGACGTCGACCTCAGCGACCCCTTCTTCTCTGAGGAACTCCGAGGCACAG ggcggaaaaagaaacagaagctgcagcaggagaaggaggagcgctcggctgaggatgaagagcagctgcagaaacagaag gctgagATGGCGCTGCTGATggacgacgacgaggacgacCAGCACAAACACTTCAACTACGACAAGATCGTGGAGCAGCAGAACCtgagcaagaagaagaagaagaagctgcttaAGAAgcgaggagagcaggaggcgcAAGAGGAAGAGGACCGCTTCCAG GTGGACGTGTCAGACTCCCGGTTTCAGGCCCTCTTCACGTCTCATCTCTTCAATCTGGATCCGTCGCATCCGAGCTTCAGGAAGACCAAATCCACTCAGAGCATCGTGGCCGAGAAACAGCGCCGCCGGGCACAGCAGGCCACGGCCACAAAGAGAGAGGCCACGCCCACACCGAGCGAGGCCACGCCCACACCGCAGGAGGCCGGGGCGCAGCAGGGATCGGAGCAGGAGGCTCCGACGGCGAAGAAGGCGGCGATGGATCCCAGCGTGTCGCTGCTCGTCAAATCCATCAAGAGCAAAACGCAGCAGTTTCACTCCCGCAGGAAGTTCGCCAAGAAACTctaa
- the LOC115385500 gene encoding phosphomannomutase 2-like — MSESVDTSTLCLFDVDGTLTAARQCVTPDMAEFLQKLKTRVRVGVVGGSDLVKIKEQLGNDVIQKMDYVFAENGLVAYKNGELVSVQSIQAHMGEELLQDFINFCLNYMAKIKLPKKRGTFIEFRNGMLNVSPIGRSCTQEERNEFYQLDQKEKIREKFVSVLKEEFKGRGLTFSIGGQISFDVFPDGWDKRYCLSIVENDKYSTIHFFGDKTKPGGNDYEIYSDPRTVGHEVTSPQDTRRICEELFFS, encoded by the exons ATGAGTGAGTCGGTGGACACGAGCACGCTTTGTCTCTTTGACGTGGACGGCACGCTGACAGCCGCGAGACAG tgtgtGACTCCTGACATGGCCGAGTTCCTGCAGAAGTTAAAGACTCGGGTTCgagtgggggtggtgggggggtcggACCTGGTGAAGATAAAGGAGCAGCTGGGAAACGAtg tgatTCAGAAAATGGACTACGTGTTTGCTGAGAACGGCTTGGTGGCCTATAAGAACGGAGAGCTTGTCTCTGTCCAG tCCATCCAGGCTCACATGGgagaagagctgctgcaggatttCATCAACTTCTGTCTCAACTACATGGCCAAGATCAAGCTGCCCAAGAAGAG AGGAACCTTCATCGAGTTTCGCAACGGGATGCTGAATGTGTCGCCCATCGGCCGCAGCTGCAcgcaggaggagaggaacgaGTTCTACCAGCTGGACCAG AAGGAGAAGATCCGTGAAAAATTTGTGTCGGTGTTGAAGGAAGAATTCAAAGGAAGAGGATTGACTTTCTCCATTG gaggacagatCAGCTTCGACGTGTTTCCTGACGGCTGGGATAAAAGATACTGTCTGAGCATCGTGGAGAACGACAAATACTCCACCATCCACTTCTTTGGAGACAAAACCaaacct GGAGGAAACGACTACGAGATCTACAGTGACCCCCGGACCGTCGGACACGAGGTCACGTCTCCCCAGGACACCCGCCGCATCTGTGAGGAGCTTTTCTTCTCCTGA
- the LOC115385495 gene encoding high mobility group protein B2-like produces MAKDPNKPRGKISSYAFFIATCREEHKKKNPGTNVSFSEFSKKCAERWKTMSSKEKSKFEEMAKNDKVRYDREMKSYVPPKGAKKAKKKKDPNAPKRPPSAFFVFCSEFRPKVKEEYPGISIGDIAKKLGEKWSTLSAKDKGPYEAKAGKLKEKYEKDMAAYKSKSGSGKGDVKKSGPGRPSAKKQEVADDDDDDDDDDDEDEEDDDDDDEDDD; encoded by the exons ATGGCGAAAGATCCAAACAAGCCCCGAGGAAAAATCTCCTCCTATGCATTCTTCATTGCGACGTGTCGCGAAGAGCACAAGAAGAAAAATCCAGGGACGAACGTCAGCTTCTCTGAGTTCTCCAAGAAATGTGCCGAGAGATGGAAG ACAATGTCTTCAAAGGAGAAGTCTAAGTTCGAGGAGATGGCAAAGAACGACAAAGTTCGTTACGACCGTGAGATGAAGTCTTACGTTCCACCTAAAGGAGCCAAGAaggccaagaagaagaaggatcCCAACGCCCCCAAAAGGCCCCC ctctgccttTTTCGTCTTCTGCTCTGAGTTCCGTCCCAAAGTGAAAGAGGAGTATCCAGGAATCTCCATCGGTGACATCGCCAAGAAGCTCGGGGAGAAGTGGTCTACGTTAAGCGCCAAAGACAAGGGGCCGTACGAGGCCAAGGCTGGCAAACTCAAGGAGAAATACGAGAAG gACATGGCGGCATACAAAAGCAAAAGCGGCTCCGGGAAGGGCGATGTGAAGAAAAGTGGTCCCGGCAGGCCCTCCGccaagaagcaggaagtggcagatgatgatgacgatgacgacgatgatgatgacgaagacgaggaggacgacgatGATGACGACGAGGATGACGACTGA